A DNA window from Camelina sativa cultivar DH55 chromosome 13, Cs, whole genome shotgun sequence contains the following coding sequences:
- the LOC104734820 gene encoding uncharacterized protein LOC104734820: MAAKLICSSLTVHSMANKKPSPSTTRTISSKKSTTTQQVKLLTRVEQLKLLTKAEKAGLLSLAEKSGFSLSTIERLGLLTKAEEFGVLSAATNPETPGTLFTLSLGLLLLGPVCAYIVPEDYTWEVVVQVLVALVSVLGGSAAFAASGFVSNLQKSD; this comes from the exons ATGGCAGCTAAATTAATCTGTTCGTCTTTAACAGTGCATTCAATGGCGAACAAGAAGCCTTCACCTTCTACAACAAGAACCATATCCTCAAAGAAG AGTACAACGACTCAACAGGTGAAACTACTGACAAGAGTTGAGCAGCTCAAGCTTCTGACCAAAGCAGAGAAAGCCGGGCTATTGTCTTTAGCAGAGAAGTCAGGTTTCTCTCTGTCGACCATCGAGCGTCTTGGATTGCTTACCAAAGCCGAGGAGTTCGGCGTTTTGTCTGCCGCCACTAACCCTGAAACGCCTGGGACGCTATTCACTTTGAGCCTTGGTTTGCTCCTTCTTGGACCCGTTTGTGCCTATATTGTTCCTGAAGATTACACTTGGGAAGTGGTGGTTCAGGTTCTTGTGGCTTTGGTCTCTGTTCTTGGTGGCTCTGCTGCTTTCGCTGCTTCTGGTTTTGTCTCCAATTTGCAGAAATCTGATTAG
- the LOC104734821 gene encoding glycerophosphodiester phosphodiesterase GDPD6-like, with the protein MGFNYLLPFLLLSLLVADCASRPLYRLPSEAKHATKKPLQTSRPYNLAHRGSNGEFPEETAPAYMRAIEEGADFIETDILSSKDGVLICHHDVNLDDTTDVADHKEFADRKRTYEVQGMNMTGFFTVDFTLKELKTLGAKQRYPFRDQQYNGKFPIITFDEYISIALDAPRVVGIYPEIKNPVFMNQQVKWADGKKFEDKFVETLEKYGYKGSYMSQDWLKQPIFIQSFAATSLVYISSMTDSPKLFLIDDVTILTEDTNKTYAEITSDAYLDYIKPYVIGIGPWKDTIVPVNNNRLMTPTDLVARAHSRNLQVHPYTYRNENQFLHLDFNQDAYQEYDYWLNKIGVDGLFTDFTGSLHNYQELRTPLPQQ; encoded by the exons ATGGGCTTCAACT ATCTTCTACCGTTTCTTTTACTGTCGTTGTTGGTTGCTGATTGTGCCTCAAGGCCATTGTATCGTCTCCCAAGTGAAGCAAAACATGCAACCAAGAAACCGCTTCAGACTTCTCGTCCTTATAATCTTGCACACAGAGGATCAAACGGAGAGTTCCCTGAAGAAACTGCTCCTGCATATATG AGGGCCATTGAGGAGGGTGCAGATTTCATAGAAACAGATATTTTATCATCAAAAGACGGTGTTCTGATATGTCATCACGATGTTAATCTCGATGATACAACCGATGTTGCAGACCATAAGGAGTTTGCTGACCGTAAGAGAACTTATGAAGTCCAAGGAATGAACATGACCGGCTTCTTCACTG TTGATTTCACTCTCAAAGAACTGAAAACACTTGGTGCAAAGCAGAGGTATCCTTTCAGGGATCAACAGTACAATG GTAAATTTCCGATTATTACCTTCGACGAGTATATTTCGATAGCACTGGATGCACCTAGAGTAGTTGGGATATATCCAGAGATCAAAAATCCGGTTTTCATGAATCAGCAA GTGAAATGGGCGGATGGTAAAAAGTTTGAGGATAAATTTGTGGAAACTCTGGAGAAATATGGATACAAAGGCTCATATATGTCTCAAGATTGGTTAAAGCAGCCAATATTTATTCAGTCTTTTGCAGCAACTTCGCTTGTTTACATTTCAAGCATGACTGACTCACCAAAATTGTTCTTGATCGACGATGTCACTATTCTAACAGAAGACACCAATAAG ACATACGCGGAGATTACATCAGACGCATATTTAGATTACATTAAACCATATGTAATTGGGATTGGTCCATGGAAAGACACAATTGTGCCTGTGAACAACAACCGTCTCATGACGCCAACAGATTTAGTTGCAAGAGCGCATTCGCGTAATCTTCAG GTACATCCATACACATACCGTAATGAGAACCAGTTTCTGCATTTAGATTTTAATCAAGACGCATATCAAGAGTATGATTATTGGCTCAATAAGATCGGTGTTGATGGTTTGTTCACTGATTTCACCGGAAGTCTACACAATTACCAGGAATTGAGGACTCCTTTGCCACAGCAATAG
- the LOC104734819 gene encoding uncharacterized protein LOC104734819 translates to MDLWLIAATAATGYITKHLQNVSSKGKSSSEDLNNVKLESPRCLASQLIRVKKPTSEENFEDCLNGETFDLSKCDNLHGVEVASSNEEYFGSNDEIRSGSFGNRAFLRRNQCRIKPFSMEGSVISRLHRENLSMEEYMRSPFPSPCGGSVLRPLLVTDCKKVISNNTGDSISQHVPECRIPQLRKLESSVLYAKRGVGGAKSATRRSDHGIGSKDAAILLCVGISIGIMSSFVANQTELNKVRVESKQTDNLVKDLEDDLKTKDSLTVEDDLHIGGEKTADNSESISEIEAELEAELERLEINIKSSNIDTKLPDIFELEPAFEEDFAEGELRDDQVERQRFHETESKQEWSGNSTPETGNYIVSPRELSLRLLGVINSRYERRIKELEIALQESESRVEQLVVEAQEKKKPLPRIWQSQEVMNYKRDANLPVSGEKNHNPGEIQPLVMNLAGEALDAFNESYEELMDINDYSEEDDLQCENERQEESSSKSSPWSHKDYVKDSSRTSEDVNFSRLQDLLGLSDEEEEEEEDEMEKHLIKQIVEKTKQGSSAVLNAQKMLFLMEQTEQHP, encoded by the exons atgGATCTATGGTTAATCGCAGCTACTGCTGCTACAGGATATATAACCAAACATTTGCAAAATGTATCATCAAAAGGTAAATCGTCTTCTGAAGATTTGAATAATGTGAAGCTAGAATCTCCGAGATGCTTGGCTAGTCAATTGATAAGAGTCAAGAAACCAACAAGTGAAGAAAACTTTGAGGATTGCCTAAATGGGGAAACTTTTGATCTTTCTAAATGTGACAATTTACATGGAGTGGAAGTAGCTTCGAGTAATGAGGAGTATTTTGGAAGTAATGATGAGATTCGTTCAGGTTCTTTTGGGAACAGAGCCTTTCTTAGGAGAAACCAGTGTCGTATCAAGCCTTTTTCTATGGAGGGGAGCGTAATCTCTCGGTTACATAGAGAGAATTTGTCCATGGAGGAATATATGCGTAGCCCGTTTCCATCACCTTGTGGTGGCTCAGTTTTGAGGCCCTTGCTTGTTACCGATTGTAAAAAAGTGATTAGCAACAACACTGGAGATTCTATCAGCCAGCATGTTCCGGAATGCAGGATTCCTCAGCTTAGGAAGTTGGAATCTTCAGTTCTTTATGCTAAGAGGGGAGTTGGAGGTGCCAAGAGCGCTACTAGAAGATCAGATCATGGGATTG gaTCAAAAGATGCAGCGATACTGCTATGCGTTGGGATTTCAATTGGGATAATGTCATCATTTGTAGCAAACCAGACCGAACTAAACAAGGTCAGAGTCGAGTCTAAGCAGACAGACAATTTGGTAAAGGATTTAGAAGATGATCTTAAGACAAAAGACTCATTGACAGTGGAAGATGATTTACACATTGGTGGTGAAAAGACAGCAGATAATTCAGAATCTATAAGTGAAATTGAAGCAGAACTTGAAGCTGAACTTGAAAGGCTGGAGATCAACATAAAATCTTCCAACATTGATACAAAACTCCCAGATATCTTTGAG CTGGAGCCAGCTTTTGAAGAAGACTTTGCAGAGGGTGAGCTGAGAGATGATCAGGTTGAAAGGCAGCGTTTTCATGAAACTGAGTCCAAGCAGGAATGGAGTGGCAATTCAACACCTGAAACAGGAAACTATATAGTCTCACCTCGTGAGTTAAGCTTGCGTCTGCTCGGAGTTATCAATTCACGGTATGAAAGACGGATTAAAGAACTTGAGATTGCCTTACAAGAGAGCGAGAGTAGAGTGGAACAGCTGGTCGTGGAAGCAcaggaaaagaagaaaccattgcCAAGGATTTGGCAAAGCCAAGAAGTGATGAATTACAAGAGAGACGCAAATCTTCCAGTTTCTGGAGAGAAGAATCATAATCCTGGAGAAATACAACCTCTGGTTATGAATCTAGCAGGGGAAGCACTTGATGCATTCAACGAATCTTACGAGGAACTGATGGATATAAACGACTactcagaagaagatgatttacAATGTGAGAATGAGCGGCAAGAAGAATCTTCAAGCAAAAGTTCACCTTGGAGCCATAAGGATTACGTAAAGGACTCGTCAAGAACTTCAGAGGATGTGAATTTCTCAAGGCTGCAAGATCTACTTGGTCTGagcgacgaagaagaagaagaagaagaagatgagatggAGAAGCATCTGATAAAACAGATtgttgagaaaacaaaacaagggTCTTCTGCTGTGTTAAATGCTCAGAAGATGCTGTTTCTCATGGAACAAACAGAACAGCAtccataa
- the LOC104734822 gene encoding replication protein A 70 kDa DNA-binding subunit B-like, translating into MENTAVTQDGIATVLSNQSLDSSSVLRPQIVVQVVDLKAVGNRYTFSANDGKTKMKAMLPATLTSDIVAGKIQNLGLIRLLDYTVNDIPGKSEEKYMLITKCEAVASALESEIKSTGIVLKPKQEFVARSASQIINEQRGNAAPAARMAMTRRVHPLVSLNPYQGSWTIKVRVTNKGVMRTYNNARGEGCVFNVELTDEEGTQIQATMFNAAAKKFYDRFEMGKVYYISRGSLKLANKQFKTVQNDYEMTLNENSEVEEASNEEMFTPEIKFNFVPIDELSTYVNQKDLIDVIGVVQSVSPTMSIRRRNDNEMIPKRDITLADETKKTVVVSLWNDLATGIGQELLFMADNHPVIAIKSLKVGDFQGVSLSTISRSNVVINPDSPEATKLKSWYDSEGKETSMSAIGSGMSSPANNGSRSMYSDRVSLSHIISNPSLGEEKPVFFSTRAYISFIKPDQTMWYRACKTCNKKVTEAMDSGYWCEGCQKKDQECSLRYIMAVKVSDSTGEAWFSAFNDEAEKIIGCTADELDKLKSEEGEVNEFQTKLKETTWSSHLFRISVSQQEYNSEKRQRITVRGVSPIDFAAETRLLLQEISKNKTSP; encoded by the exons atggaGAACACAGCAGTGACACAAGATGGTATCGCGACAGTCTTATCTAATCAATCCCTTGATTCATCTTCGGTTCTTCGACCCCAAATCGTCGTCCAGGTCGTAGATCTTAAGGCCGTTGGCAATCGATATAC GTTTAGTGCTAATGACGGGAAGACGAAGATGAAAGCAATGTTACCAGCGACTTTGACATCTGATATCGTCGCTGGAAAGATTCAGAATCTGGGTCTCATTCGTCTCCTTGATTACACCGTTAATGATATTCCaggaaaatcagaagaaaa ATATATGCTTATAACAAAATGTGAGGCTGTTGCTTCTGCACTAGAATCAGAGATTAAGTCCACGGGTATAGTGTTGAAACCTAAGCAGGAGTTTGTTGCTAGATCAGCTTCACAGATCATCAATGAGCAAAGGGGAAA tgctgCACCAGCTGCAAGAATGGCTATGACCAGGAGGGTTCATCCGCTTGTGTCCTTGAACCCTTATCAAGGGAGTTGGACCATTAAAGTTCGTGTCACAAACAAAGGAGTCATGAGAACTTACAACAATGCTAGAGGAGAAGGATGTGTGTTTAATGTGGAACTAACTGATGAGGAA GGAACACAGATTCAAGCAACCATGTTTAACGCAGCTGCAAAGAAGTTTTATGACAGATTCGAGATGGGAAAGGTTTACTATATATCTAGGGGATCGCTTAAGCTTGCTAATAAGCAGTTCAAGACGGTTCAGAATGATTATGAGATGACTCTAAATGAGAATTCAGAGGTTGAAGAAGCTAGTAACGAAGAAATGTTTACCCCTGAGATAAAGTTCAACTTTGTGCCCATTGATGAGTTGAGTACATACGTTAATCAGAAAGACCTTATCG ATGTTATTGGTGTTGTTCAAAGTGTATCTCCTACCATGAGCATTAGAAGGAGGAATGACAATGAGATGATCCCAAAGAGGGATATAACTCTAGCTGACGAGACAAAGAAAACAGTTGTGGTGTCCCTTTGGAATGATCTAGCAACTGGCATAGGTCAAGAACTGCTATTCATGGCTGATAATCACCCTGTTATCGCTATTAAGTCTCTCAAAGTTGGAGATTTTCAAG GTGTTTCATTGTCTACGATCAGCAGAAGCAATGTAGTGATAAATCCTGATTCTCCAGAAGCTACCAAGTTGAAATCTTGGTATGATTCTGAAGGTAAAGAGACATCTATGTCTGCCATTGGTTCTGGGATGAGTTCTCCTGCCAATAATGGATCAAGATCCATGTATTCTGACAGAGTTTCTCTTTCTCACATCATTAGCAACCCATCTTTAGGCGAAGAGAAG CCTGTATTCTTCAGTACTAGAGCTTACATAAGCTTCATCAAGCCAGATCAAACAATGTGGTACCGTGCTTGCAAGACCTGTAACAAGAAAGTGACTGAAGCAATGGACTCTGGTTATTGGTGTGAAGGTTGTCAGAAAAAGGATCAAGAATGCAGTTTAAG GTATATAATGGCGGTGAAAGTCTCTGACTCAACGGGAGAAGCTTGGTTTTCTGCATTCAATGATGAAGCGGAGAAGATTATTGGCTGCACAGCTGATGAACTCGATAAACTAAAATCAGAG GAAGGTGAAGTAAATGAGTTTCAGACAAAACTGAAAGAAACTACTTGGTCATCTCATCTCTTCCGGATCAGTGTTTCTCAGCAAGAGTATAACAGTGAGAAGAGGCAGAGGATAACAGTAAGGGGTGTTTCTCCAATTGACTTTGCTGCTGAAACAAGATTATTGCTCCAAGAAATTTCCAAGAACAAGACATCTCCGTAA
- the LOC109128501 gene encoding mitochondrial import receptor subunit TOM5 homolog produces the protein MANNVVSFDKLKAFWHSEVHDEQKWAVNMKLLRALGMFAGGVFLMRNYGDLMGGI, from the exons ATGGCGAACAATGTTGTATCATTCGACAAGCTTAAAGCTTTCTGGCACTCTGAGGTTCACGACGAACAAAAATGGGCCGTTAACATG aAACTTCTGAGAGCACTTGGGATGTTTGCAGGAGGAGTCTTCCTGATGCGTAACTATGGTGATCTCATGGGAGGAATTTGA